Proteins co-encoded in one Pseudochaenichthys georgianus chromosome 22, fPseGeo1.2, whole genome shotgun sequence genomic window:
- the odc1 gene encoding ornithine decarboxylase, with translation METATEFDFSFLEEGFSARDIVEQKINESSMTDDRDAFYVCDLGDVFKKHLRWVRALPRVTPFYAVKCNDSQAVVMVLASLGAGFDCASKTEIHMVQSLGVDPSRIIYANPCKQVSQIKYASAHGVRMMTFDSEVELMKVARCHENAKLVLRIATDDSKAVCRLSVKFGVTLKACRGLLEKAKELGLDVIGVSFHVGSGCTDPQTYSQAIADARYVFDIGAEVGFNMDLLDIGGGFPGSDDNELKFEEITAVISPALDKYFPADTGIKIISEPGRFYVASAYTLVVNIIAKKVIMDEESASDEEDEGTTDRTLMYYVNDGVYGSFNCILYDHAHCLPTLHKKPKPDQVRYPCSIWGPTCDGLDRIVEQCYLPDLQVGDWLIFDNMGAYTVAAASTFNGFQRPDIYYVMSRTAWQHVQQICSQGMPAPAEESSLLEVPACCGRESSLEMPTKPCQAPVV, from the exons ATGGAAACTGCCACCGAGTTTGACTTCTCTTTCCTTGAGGAGGGCTTCTCTGCACGGGATATCGTCGAGCAGAAGATCAATGAGTCATCCATGACG GATGACAGGGATGCCTTCTACGTCTGCGACTTGGGGGATGTCTTCAAGAAGCACCTGCGCTGGGTGAGGGCCCTGCCACGCGTCACTCCCTTCTACGCCGTCAAATGCAATGACAGTCAGGCTGTAGTCATGGTACTGGCCTCCCTGGGAGCTGGCTTCGACTGTGCAAGCAAG ACGGAGATTCATATGGTTCAGTCTCTGGGAGTGGATCCAAGCAGAATCATCTATGCCAACCCCTGCAAGCAAGTTTCCCAGATCAAGTACGCATCTGCCCACGGTGTCCGGATGATGACCTTTGATAGCGAGGTGGAACTCATGAAAGTGGCCCGCTGTCATGAAAATGCCAA GCTGGTGCTGCGTATTGCCACAGATGACTCAAAGGCTGTGTGTCGCCTGAGCGTGAAGTTTGGTGTGACACTCAAAGCGTGTCGAGGTCTCCTGGAGAAAGCTAAGGAACTGGGGCTGGATGTGATTGGCGTCAGCTTCCATGTTGGCAGTGGCTGCACCGATCCCCAGACTTACTCTCAGGCGATCGCTGATGCCCGTTATGTCTTCGATATAGGG GCTGAGGTGGGCTTCAACATGGACCTGCTCGACATCGGAGGTGGATTTCCTGGTTCAGATGATAATGAACTCAAATTCGAAGAG ATCACTGCAGTCATCAGCCCAGCCCTGGATAAGTATTTCCCCGCTGACACTGGCATTAAGATCATTTCTGAGCCAGGACGATTTTATGTGGCTTCTGCTTACACACTGGTTGTCAACATCATCGCCAAGAAGGTCATCATGGACGAGGAATCTGCCTCTGACG AGGAAGACGAGGGGACCACAGATAGGACCCTGATGTACTACGTAAACGATGGCGTTTATGGATCCTTCAATTGTATACTCTATGACCATGCTCACTGTTTGCCAACACTACATAAG AAGCCAAAGCCAGATCAGGTCAGATACCCCTGCAGTATCTGGGGCCCGACATGTGATGGACTTGATCGCATCGTCGAGCAGTGCTACCTGCCTGACCTGCAGGTAGGCGACTGGCTGATCTTTGATAACATGGGGGCCTACACCGTGGCCGCTGCCTCCACCTTCAATGGCTTCCAACGACCCGACATTTATTACGTCATGTCTCGCACTGCCTG GCAACACGTGCAGCAGATCTGTTCCCAGGGCATGCCAGCTCCTGCGGAGGAGTCCTCCCTGTTGGAGGTGCCGGCCTGCTGTGGACGAGAGAGCAGCTTGGAGATGCCCACTAAGCCCTGCCAGGCCCCTGTGGTGTAA